The window CACCTACTTGCTCTCCTTCGTTGTAACCTTGCTGTCCTGGGGGATCATGATTTCCTTGCTGTCCTGGATACATGTTCCTTCCTCCAGGGGCATAATCCCTATTGTTCATCAGCATCCTTCCTCCTAGCCCTGGAGGACCATGATTTTGCTGTGGTGGACCATTTTGTTGATATCCGTAGTTACTACCACCTCCTTGCATACACCCTTGCTGACTATACTGGGGTTGCAGCCCGTGATAATTTGGAATTGGACTTTCTCGCTGGTCAAATCTTGGTGGAATTCCACCTTGCCCATAGTTTCCACCATGGGTGGGAGAATAATTCCAGTTGTCTCCCTTATAATCTCTTTGCCCATGAGGTCCATGATCCCTCCAATCTCCTTGTGGAAAGCTCCTTTGGTCTGGGGCATAATGATTTCCCTGCTGTCCTTGGTTGTAACCTTGTCCTTGGGGGTGATGATTTCGCTGCTGTCCATGGTTGTAACCTTGCTGTCCTGGGGGGTCATGATTTCCACCACCTCCTGGGGGGTAATGATTTCGCTGCTGTCCATGGTTGTAACCTTGCTGTCCTGGGGGATCATGATTTCCTTGTTGTCCTGGATACATGTTCCTTCCTCCAGGGGCATAATCCCTATTGTTCATCGGCATCCTTCCTCCTAGCCCTGGAGGACCATGATTTTGCTGTGGTGGACCATTTTGTTGAGACCTGTAGTTACCACCACCTCCTGGCAATCGTCCTTGCTGACTATTCTGGGGTTGCAGCCTTTGATTATTTGGAATTGGACTATCTCGCTGGTCAAATCTAGGTGGAATTCTACCCTGGTGACGGCATCTTTCTCCCCCTCTCTGAAATTGAACTGTGGTTGGTCCCGGAGTGATCATTCTATGTTCATACTCGTCTCCTGCAAAGGACATCAAATGATTTTAATTCACCAGTTGAATGAACCACTATCAGACTTGCTTTTAAATAATTGTGTAACAGCCATAACACTACCTTAAAAGAGTAGAATAATAGACCATATACTACAACGCATTTCAACAATGAAATTGAATGAAGAAATTTCAATCACAAGGAGACAAAAATGACCTTCATATTCCTTGTTTCCGGGAGAATCTGGTAATACAAAAACAACCCTCGGAACGTCTGTTTAGAGAAAGTCAGTCAGCAAGCATTCaggacaacaacaacaataacaatgcaCAAAAACAGATGGAAATTCAGAATGCAAGAAACCATCATCATATGTGGTTGAGTTTGACAGAAGGGGCAGATACAAAAgtgattttaatgtgtttgattgATGGGGACGGAGACAGCTCTTCTATAGCTAGTTTTTGGAGTGAAATTGTATActttcaaaatagaaagaaaaaaggtctCCATTGTCCCATTGTCTCTTCTGTCTAGAGACGGTGACTAAAAGCTAACACTACCTCTAAACTTTTCGGACTCTTGTTCCGTCATCAAAACCTGAAACCCTTGAAAAGTAGTTGTGCTACAAGCATATATTCTCTTCTTCGCCTCCTCAATACTGAAAACACATTACgccattaaaattaaactaaaaaattataacaaaaaataaaaaatgaaacctGCTGTTGAGTCCCTGGGCACAGATGCGTTCATAAGCAGCGATCATTTCTCGAGGCGAGGGTTTGGGTTCTTCTTTGGGGAAATCAACAGTCACCAGCCAGTAATTGTAAGCGCAGCCTTCGAACAGAGTTTTGTTCTCAGTGATTTCGCCTAAATTCTCGTATGCCCAGTACTGTTTCTCTCCTATTGCAGCCGTCGACGTCATCGACACTCTCGTTCCCGAGAATCCCCGCCATTGAGAAATGATTGGGGGCGTCTGTGCGGCTGGTGGTGCGATTGCCATAGGAGCGGGGAGAGAGGGGCTCCGTTGCCGAGTTGAAGAGAGAGGGGTTAGGGCTCGACGGAGGCGGAGTAGTCGTTGCGCCATGGCTATGCTAGGATTTTGGAGGGGGTTTATGAGAGGCTctagactctctctctctctattagtttttttttttcctccctagTTTTCAGTAACTAGCCTTTGGAAATGTGTTTCGAAACgtttattatttaacaaattTGTAATATTGTTACATGTGCTCCACACGCGCCGGAGAGTCTTTGCCATCTTTAGACAATACATGAGTCATGAGATATTACTGTATGATGACAAAACACCGTCTTCTGCGGTTATATCGGAAGTATCTTTTCAGTGGTTAGAtaaaggagtttttttttttcaatttaatttttattatttagattataattttttttgttgttttattttgtttttattgatttttttaattatatcctttattatttatttttatataaaatttgatcctaatttttttattttttttattctttttgtaattaagatttatgatttaagttttttatgttaaaattgatccttattttttttttgttactatttgcttttaattcttttttattatatttttttttcaatttcatctttaaatattttattgattgagggttttactttattattttttaaaagtttgttttctttagCATTACTCTCAAACTCATGATCATGCTcacaaatttgaaaattaatatatgttgacattgtttattttttagatatttttttaaaacatatgcAAATGATCTATCATTTACTAATTATATCATGCCTaacataaaagttaaaagataaaatggaCCACTTATGTTGtgttagtataaaaataaaaagaaataaaacagtATGTA of the Populus nigra chromosome 7, ddPopNigr1.1, whole genome shotgun sequence genome contains:
- the LOC133698393 gene encoding multiple organellar RNA editing factor 1, mitochondrial-like, whose amino-acid sequence is MAQRLLRLRRALTPLSSTRQRSPSLPAPMAIAPPAAQTPPIISQWRGFSGTRVSMTSTAAIGEKQYWAYENLGEITENKTLFEGCAYNYWLVTVDFPKEEPKPSPREMIAAYERICAQGLNSSIEEAKKRIYACSTTTFQGFQVLMTEQESEKFRDVPRVVFVLPDSPGNKEYEGDEYEHRMITPGPTTVQFQRGGERCRHQGRIPPRFDQRDSPIPNNQRLQPQNSQQGRLPGGGGNYRSQQNGPPQQNHGPPGLGGRMPMNNRDYAPGGRNMYPGQQGNHDPPGQQGYNHGQQRNHYPPGGGGNHDPPGQQGYNHGQQRNHHPQGQGYNQGQQGNHYAPDQRSFPQGDWRDHGPHGQRDYKGDNWNYSPTHGGNYGQGGIPPRFDQRESPIPNYHGLQPQYSQQGCMQGGGSNYGYQQNGPPQQNHGPPGLGGRMLMNNRDYAPGGRNMYPGQQGNHDPPGQQGYNEGEQVGGSNYRSQQNGPPQQNHGPPGLGGRMLMNNRDYAPGGRNMYPGQQGNHDPPGQQGYNEGEQVGGSNYRSQQNGPPQQNHGPAGRGRMPMNNRDYAPGERNTYPGQHGNRVPPGQQGYNQGEQRSHYPPGQQGYNPEQQGNHFPPGQGYNQGRQGNHHPPGQQGYFQRQQGNQYDPDQRSFTQGDWRDHESPGQRDYRGENWNYSPTYGGNYGQGGNSSYGQRNPGEG